GAGATTAAAAATCGTCCGGTACCGCTTGAGCTGCAAAATAGGATCTTTAACGATCGGCCGACAAAGATTCGTGAGTGGTATCAAACCTTAACGCAGGCACCGCTTGCGGTAACGGGGCAAGATACGCTGATGATCAGCCTCCTAAAAAAGGAGCGTTTGCTTGAAATAGTGCGAAGTTTCATTCTCCATGATATTAAATCAGGCAAAATTGTGGCGCGTTATCAGCAATATTTTGGCGTTAAAGCGTTACTCAATCGAATTACGCAGACAGATCATGAAGGGCGGCGACAAGGGGGCGTGATTTGGCATACGACGGGATCGGGGAAATCGTATACCATGCTCTTTTTAAGCCAAGCGCTGTTGCAAGTTAAGGCGTTAAAACAGTGCCGTATTGTGGTGATTACCGATCGGGTTGATCTTGAGGGACAATTGAGCCAAACCTTCCAAAGTGGCGGAGCGCTCGTGGGTAAGCAGGATTATCATTCGGCGATGGCTACCTCCGGTAGACGTCTTGCAGAGCAGATTGGGCGAGGCAATGAGCGGATTATCTTCTCGCTGATTCAAAAATTTAATACCGCGGCGCAACTGCCGGAATGTTATAACGATAGCGCCGATATTATTGTCTTAATTGATGAGGGGCATCGCTCGCAAGGGGGTGAAAATCATCAACGTATGCGGAGCGCATTACCGAATGCGGCGTTTGTTGCCTTTACAGGAACGCCCCTTCTAAAAGAGGATAAGACGCAGAATCAATTTGGCTCCATTATCCATGCCTATACCATGGAGATGGCGGTACGAGATAAGACCGTTACGCCACTGCTTTATGAAGAGCGGAAACCGAAACTCGATGTTAATGAAGCGGCGATTGACCATTGGTTTGAGCGGATTACCGAAGGATTAACGGAGAGCGAAGCAGCGGATTTAAAGCGTAAATTTTCCCGTAAGGGGGAGATCTATCGCGCTGAGGATCGCATTCGGCTGATTGCCTATGATGTCGCCACCCATTTTAATAGCAATATCGATCATGGCCTTAAAGCACAGCTTGCTTGTGATAGTAAAGAGGAGGCGATTCTCTATAAAAAATATCTCGATGAAGTGGGCTATTTTGAATCGGCGGTGGTGATTAGTCCGCCCGATACGCGTGAGGGGAATCGAGATCTTGATGAATCATCTAAGCCGCTCGTTCATGAATGGTGGGAAAAGAATGTTGGCGGGCAAGATGAGCGCGATTATACCAAAGGGGTGATCGATCGTTTTGAGAAAGATCCCAACTTAAAAATGTTAATCGTGGTCGATAAGCTCTTAACGGGATTTGATGAGCCGCAAAATGCGGTGCTCTATATCGATAAATCACTACGCAACCACAATCTGATGCAGGCAATTGCGCGGGTAAATCGCCTGCATGAAAAGAAAGAATTTGGGCTGTTGATTGATTATCGGGGCATTTTAGCGGAGCTCGATACGGCGATTAGTGATTATCAGGATCTGGCAACGCGGACGCAGGCGGGCTATGCCATTGAGGATATTCAGGGGCTTTACCATGAGATGAGTACTGAATATCGCCGTCTGCCGATGCTCTATAAAAAACTTTGGGCGATCTTTGATGGCGTTGCCAATAAAAACGATCTTGAGCAGTTGCGCCGTCGATTAATCCCGAACCTCGAGCAGAAAAATGGTTACTCCATCGATCATAATCAAGAGATTCGAGATGATTTTTATGAAGCACTCAGTGAGTTTGCAAGCTGTTTGAAAATTGCTCTGCAATCGGCGGGCTTTTATCGTGATCCGCGGGTGACCGAAACGTTAATTACTGAGTATAAAAGAGCCTTAAATAACTTCACCGCATTGCGCCAAATTATCCAGCAAGATAGTGGGGAGGCGATCGATTATGATCTCTATGCCGATAAGGTGAAAAAGCTACTCGATCGTTATGTTGCCGGCGTTCACATTGAGAGCAGTGGCGATCTCTACTCGCTTAACCGCATTAAAGCTGAAGAGAAGGCCTACGGCGAGATGAGCGAAGATGAGCTCAAAGCGCACGAAACGGAGATTCGTAACAAAACGGATGTGATTAAAACACAGATTACCCGCGAAATTGAGGATCATATGGGAGATGATCCCTTTGCACAAGAGGCGTTTTCGCGTCTATTACGTAAAACAATTGCAGAGGCGGAAGGGTTATTTGATCATCCCTATAAACAATTATTACTCTTTGAGGCTTTAAAAGAGGATGTGGACGAGCGCCGCTTAGACTCCATTCCCAAAGCGATTCAAGGGACGAGTGCCGGGCGCTATTATGGGCTCTTTTTTAAAGTTGTGCCAAGTCTCTTGGCCGATGGGCTAGAAGATGGGAGCGCGTCCGAGGCTAAATTGCTCGCCTTTGCGAAGCATATTTCAGAGATTGTTGATGAGTCGATTCAATATAATTCGCTCGATCCCGATAATATTGAAAAGAGCATTCAAAAAGCTTTATTGCCGAAGGCCTTTAGCTATTATCAAGAAGAGGGATTGGGGTTAGAGCAGGCGAAAGCGTTAGTGGAGTTGGTTAAAAAGAGCGTACGGACAGGCATTCAATAATGGATCAATCATTATTAATTCAACCCTTTGTACAGCCCTATGAAACGGGGAGTTATTATTTCTATTACGACCGGCATCCCATAGGATTTTCACGCGTAGCGAGCCGGTCTAAGCGCGATATTGTGCAGATTAAAGTGCATCCGACGTTGGAAGTGGAGGTATTAGCGCCAGAGTCGATGAGTGATGAGGCGGTACTTGAGGCGGCTAAACGTCGCGGGCGTTGGATCTTTAATCAGCTTAAAGCCTTTTATGAAAATCAATATTATGTGACGCCGCTGCAATATAGAAGTGGGGAAACCCATTATTATTTAGGCCGGCAATATCAGCTTAAAATCTATCAAGATCGAAATGAACGTGTCCGTTTGATGCGTGGTTATCTTGAGGTCTATACCGAAAAAGAGGGGCGCGATGCCATTCGATCATTGCTGCATACGTGGTATTTAGAAAAAGCCCGAGATTATTTTAAACGGCGTTTAGCGGTATTATTGCCGAAAGCGAATTGGGTGAATGAAACGCCCCCGATCCGATTACAAACCATGAAAACGCAATGGGGAAGCTGCTCGAAACAGGGGCGACTCACTTTTAACCCCTATCTTGTAAAAGCCCCGCAAGAGGCGATCGATTATGTGATTTTGCACGAGCTATGCCACATCGCGGAATATAATCATAGCGAACGTTTCTATCAGCTGATGGATAGCGTCATGACCCATTGGCGCGAGGTTAAACAGCGCCTCGACAATAATGCCTATAAATATCTCAATGGGGTGAAGTTTCAAGAGTGATGAGCTCTTGTCACAGCCTTGCTACACTCTTAGCACGTGGTGTTAGCCTACTCCGTCCCCTCCATCGATTTAAGCTCATTAGGCAGATAGAGAGTTTCGAGATAGAGCGTTGCGCCGTGGTTGCGGTTGCGCTGATCAAACCGATCGGCGAGGGTTTGGGCGACGTGGTAGACCTTATCCTTTAACGCCATATTAATGCCGGAGGCGCGGGCGTAGTAGAGGAATTTCACACGGTCGGGCACCTCGTCGGTAAAGGGGCGACGATTGGCATCAAAAAGCGCGCGAGCTTCCTCCTCGCGTTTGATTTTGACGAGATATTCAAGCATTTGCCCGAGCGCTGTGGGGTATTGATGAAGAAATTCGGCTTGCTGTTTGAGCTCCTGATAATAGGTCTCTGCAAGATCAAAGAGCCCGAGTTTTTGATTTAATAGCATGAGATCGGCTGAACTATAGATCGATGAGTGCATGCAGATGCTAGGATCGTATTGATGAAGTAGATGTTCGGCCTGTTTAGCCTCCTTTAAGCGATTCAGTGCCATGCAAAAGGCGATTTCGTGCCGGCAGTAACAGATTGGGCAGGGGATCGTCACTTTTTTATTATAAGCACGCCACCGCTTTAAATATTTAAGCGCTACATCGTAACGATAGAGGCTTAACGCGTGATAAATTTGGGTCTGATAATACTCAAGGAGCGGGGCATGGTATCGGCGAACCACTTGACGTAATTTTTGCGAAAGCGCATTTAAATCATGAATAGACGGCTCTAAATAATCCGGTAGTAGCGAGTGAATCCATTGGGTTTGCGCTAAAAGATACGCCTCATCGACAAGCTTTGGATGAACTTCCCACTCGTTGATGAGCCACGAAAAAATGCGGATCATCTTTTTGTATTGTTGCGTTTGAGAATAGGCGTCGAGTAGCAATTCGCGGGCGTAAATGCTGATTTCACGATAATCATGAATATCGCTTAAATTGATCAATGTGATGAGCAGAGGAATCCGTTCCGTGTACTGGTCATCGGGGATAGTTTCAAGCTGTTTTAAAAGATCTGAAACGCGCAACATAATCTAAACTCCAAGTCCTTTGGTTGGAATATTATAGTAGGCGATTTCAGATTTCGTCAGACTCGAGTGGAGCAACTGAGCATTGTTTGATCAAGATCGCTAAAATCCTTCACAGCTCATCGTGACCTCGCAACCATCGGCTACATAATATTTTTTCTGAGAGTAGGTATCGGTTTTTCGCGCAATGCCCTCAAGGCTCTCAAACTAGGCGATGTCGGCGCCAATCATCTCGCCCTCTTTTGATGAGTGTAATGAGTGATAACGCCGATTCGCTCACTTTTAAACCAAGCGGGGCGGATCCGGGCGATAAAAAACCCGTAAATGAGGTTAATCACTTACGGGTTTTGATTTATAAACGGATTAATCGATTATTCGGGCTTATTTAGAGATATGCTCAACTAAATCAAGTACTTTATTTGAGTAGCCGATTTCGTTATCGTACCAAGAAACCACTTTTACGAAGTTATCGGTTAATGCGATCCCTGCGTCTGCGTCAAATACTGAGGTGCATGTTTCGCCTAAGAAGTCAGTTGAAACAACGGCATCTTCAGTGTATCCAAGGATACCTTTGAGTTCGCCTTCAGACATCTCTTTCATTTTTGCACAGATTTCAGCGTAGGTTGCGGGGTTTTTAAGGTTTACGGTTAAGTCAACGACGGATACGTTCGGGGTTGGAACGCGGAATGACATACCGGTTAATTTACCGTTTAACTCAGGGATAACAACGCCCACTGCTTTCGCCGCACCCGTTGATGATGGGATGATGTTTTGTGATGCACCACGGCCACCGCGCCAGTCTTTCATTGAAGGACCGTCAACGGTTTTTTGTGTTGCTGTGGTTGCGTGAACCGTGGTCATAAGACCTGATTCAATGCCCCACGTATCATTTAATACTTTTGCGATAGGCGCTAAGCAGTTTGTGGTACATGATGCGTTTGAAACGATATCTTCGCCTTTATAGGTTTTTTCGTTTACGCCCATTACAAACATTGGAGTTGCGTCTTTTGAAGGGCCAGTCATGACCACTTTTTTCGCACCCGCTTCGATGTGTTTACGCGCTTTTTCGTCGGTTAAAAAGAGGCCTGTTCCTTCAACAACTACGTCTACGTTGATGTCGCCCCATTTAAGATCAGCAGGATCTCTTTCTGAGGTAACGCGGATTGTTTTACCGTTTACCACGAGCTGGCCATCTTTGATCTCAACAGTACCGTTGAAACGGCCGTGTGTTGAGTCATATTTAAGCATATACGCCATATATTCAACGTCGATTAAGTCGTTAATGCCCACAACTTCGATGTCGTTACGCTCACATGCCGCACGGAATACGAAGCGACCGATACGACCAAAACCATTAATACCCACACGAATTGTCATCTGATATCTCCTTTTTGAGAGTTTCGATAAAAATAGAAATGAAACGCTGATTACGCTTCATATTTCTTTAAGAAATTGAGGAGTAGCGGAACAGGGCGCGCAGAAGCCCCTTTCTCTTTACCGGTAGTCCACGCGGTTCCTGCTACGTCTAAATGTGCCCATGGAATCTCTTTTACAAAGCGCTCAAGGAAGCATGCAGCGGTGATTGATCCCGCACCACGACCTGGGCTAATGTTTGCAATATCGGCAAAGTTGGATTCAAGCATATCTTGGAAAGTATCTTCCCAAATAGGGAATTGCCATACTTGATCGTCCGCTTTAAAAGCGCTCTCTTTGAGGCTTTCCGCAAGCGCGTCGTTGTTTGAAAATAGGCCGGATACGTCATAGCCAAGCGCTACAATAATTGCGCCGGTTAAGGTGGCGATATCGACGATCGCTTCGGGCTCATATTGTGTTGCGTAGGTAAGTGCGTCACATAAAATGAGGCGACCTTCCGCATCGGTATTTAAGTTTTCAATGGTGATCCCTGACATGCTCGTTAACACATCGCCCGGTTTACACGCTTTGCCCGATGGCATATTTTCAACCGCGGGGATTACGCCTACCACATTGAGTTTCATGCCAAGTTCAGCCACAGCGCGGAATGTTCCGAGTACTGAGGCTGCGCCACACATATCAAACTTCATCTCATCCATGGCAGCGCCCGGTTTAAGCGAGATACCGCCTGAGTCGAAGGTGACCCCTTTACCCACAAGCGCAACGGGTTTTTCTTTCCCTTCGTTGTTATATTCTAAAACGATCAATCTGGGGGGTTCGTCACTGCCTTGAGCAACACCTAACAGCGATCCCATGCCAAGTTTTTCCATCTCCGCCTGATCAAGCACTTTGACCGTGATTAAGGGGAATTCTTCAGCCAATTTTTGCGCGCGTTCTGCAAGCGTCGTCGGATAAATCACATTCCCGGGGGCATTGCCTAAATCCTTGGTGAAGTTCATACCGCTAACGAGCGCTTTACCGTAGTTAAACGCGTTTTCTAAACGATCATTGTTCTCTTTTTCTAAGATATGAACGGTTTTAAGAGCACGCTCTGGCGCTTTTTCACTTTTGCATTCATCATAGATATAGAGTGCAGAGCCCACCGCTTGCATTAATGCAGGGAGCGAGGTCTCTTTTTCAACACAGCGATCAAGAAGCGCGAAGGTAACGCTTTCCGCTTTCGTGCCTTTTACCCAATTAGTCGCCGCCGTGACGCCTTTTTTAAGGTTTTTAAGATTGAGTTTTTCCTCTTTCCCAAATCCAACAAGGAGCAGGCGTTTAGCCTTAATGCCCTCGACATTAAATAGAGGAAGCAGAGATCCGACCTTACCTGTAATATCGCCCGCATCCTTTAGCGCCTCGATCTGGCCATTCATGGCTTTATCGAGAATTTTTGCTTCATTTGAGAGCGCCTCTTCACAAATTCCCACCACTAACACATCAGTTTCGTGTGTCGCTAGGGCATCCGTTGAGAGGGCAAAATTGATTTGATTGTTACTCATAATTTCCTCTATTTTTCGTTATATATTAAAGAACGAGACGGCCACGCAGTGAATTGGGGAACGCTTCGGTGATGACAACATCACAAAATTGTCCGATCAATTCTTGTGGGCCTTGGAAGTTCACAACTCGGTTATTTTCAGTACGTCCCGCAAGTTCGCGCGGATCGTTTTTAGATGGGCGATCCACTAAAATACGTTGGGTTGTGCCCACCATATTTTGTGAAATGGCGCTCGCCTGTTCAGATAGACGTTTTTGTAGACGTGCTAGGCGCTCTTTTTTCTCTTCCATGGGAACATCATCGGGAAGGTTTGACGCAGGCGTGCCTGGGCGGGGCGAGTAGATAAAACTAAAGGAGTGATCATAGCCGATCTCTTCCACAAGTTTCATTGTCTCTTCAAATTCCTCTGCTGTTTCGCCTGGAAAACCGACGATAAGATCCGTTGAGATGGAGATTTCAGGGCGGATTTCACGCAGTTTACGAATTTTTTCGATATATTCAGCCGCTGTGTGATTGCGTTTCATCATCATTAAGATGCGATCAGAACCCGATTGCACCGGAAGATGAAGATGCGAGACCAATTTTGGAACACGCGCATAGGCTTCAATTAAACGGTCCGAAAACGCTAGCGGGTGAGAGGTGGTATAACGGATTCGTTCGATCCCCTCAATTTGCGCCACATATTCGATTAAAAGCGCAAGGTCGCCAATTTTTCCATCGGGCATTTCACCGCGATAATCGTTGACGTTTTGGCCAAGCATCGTGACTTCACGCACGCCTTGTTCTGCTAAAATGGCAATTTCACCGATCACATCGATAAAGGGGCGTGAAATCTCTTCACCGCGCGTATACGGCACGATACAGAATGAGCAATATTTATTACAGCCCTCCATGATCGATACAAATGCGGTAACGCCTTCTGCGCGAGGTTTGGGAAGATGGTCAAATTTCTCAATTTCGGGGAATGATACGTCCACTTGAGTCCCGTTGCCTTTCCAGACATCCATCACCATTTTAGGCAGGCGATGCAGGGTTTGTGGTCCAAAAATCACATCAACGTAAGGCGCGCGTTTTTTAACTGCTTCGCCTTCTTGGCTCGCAACACAGCCGCCAACGCCGATAATCAGTTCAGGATTTTCTTCTTTCAGTTTGCGCCAGCGCCCAAGTTCAGAGAAGACTTTTTCTTGCGCTTTTTCGCGGATCGAGCAGGTATTTAAGATTAAAACGTCTGCTTCGTTAATATTTTCGGTTCGCTCAAGGTTGCAAAAGACATTCAAGCTGTCGGCCATTTTCTTTGAGTCATACTCATTCATTTGGCAACCTTGGGTTTGGATATAAAATTTCTTTTGTGCCGAGTGGGTCATATATTTTTTATTAATAAGTCGTTATCGGTGAATCGTAATTATGGGGCTATTTTAGCTTATTTCAAGAGTGAATTCAGGTTAATTTTCCATCGATTAGAAAAGGGCAGAATCCTTACAAAAAATCACAAAAAGCGTTCGTTTATTAAATTATCTCAACGATATGCCATGAAAGAATGACCGATTAGTAAAATTATTGAGGGTTTTTAAGTTGAATCTTTCTGTAAACAGGATATGCTCAAATTGAGTATTAATAAAAAAAATAATAAAACAACCATAAATGAAAGGAGTGAGGAATGAATCCGGGAATAAATAAAGAGCGAATTTCACTGCCCGAAGGACACGCCGTGCATGGCGATTTAACGGGTGCCGACATCGAACGCTTAACGGAGGCAATTGCCGAAGAGCTCACCGCTAACAATGCGACGATTGTGGCGCATTATTATACCGATCCGTTAATCCAAACATTGGCAGAAACAACGGGCGGATGCGTGGCGGACTCGCTTGAGATGGCACGCTTTGGACGAGATACGGAGGCTGATACGTTAGTCGTAGCGGGAGTTAAATTTATGGGAGAGACGGCGAAGATTTTAAGCCCTGACAAACGGGTGTTATTGCCGGATTTAGCGGCGGCGTGTTCCCTTGATTTAAGTTGCCCGATTGATGAGTTTAGTGCGTTTTGCGATCAGCATCCCGATCGTACGGTTGTGGTTTACGCCAATACCAGTGCCGAGGTGAAAGCGCGGGCGGATTGGGTGGTGACATCGGCCGTTGGGCTTGAGATTGTGCGGGCGCTTCATCAGCAAGGTGAAAAAATCCTCTGGGGACCGGATCAGCATCTCGGGCGCTATATCGAGAAAGAGACGGGTGCGGATATGGTGATTTGGGAGGGGAGCTGCATTGTGCATGATGAATTTAAAGCCGGTGAGCTCATTAAATATAAGGCGCGTTATCCGAAGGCGTCGGTGCTCGTTCACCCAGAATCGCCGATGGATGTCATTGCTGAAGCGGATGTGGTGGGTTCAACGTCACAATTGATTCGCGCAGCAAAAGCCTCGTCCGCAACAGAGTTTATTGTAGCAACCGATCGGGGGATTTTCCATAAAATGCAAGAAGCGGTACCGGGGAAAACCTTCCATATCGCGCCAACGGCAAGCCATGATGTCAGTTGCCGGAGCTGTGGGGCGTGTCCATGGATGGCGATGAATCATCTTGAGAAGATTCTGCATGTCCTTAAAACTGGCGAGAATCAGATTGAGGTGCCGGAAGCCATTCGTAAAAAAGCGAAAATCGGCATTGATCGGATGCTCAGTTTTCGCTCTTAAGGGGGATAAATCCCCGCGTTTTAGGTGATGGCAGGTTACGGTTCAATCCAGATCAGGCTTGCCATGCGCCCTGATTGATTGCCATCACGGCGATAAGAATGGAAGAGTTCTCGGTCGCTGTAGGTACAAAAATCACCGCCAAAAATATGCTCGTTTGGAATCCCAAGATGGGTGAGACGATTTTTAGCAAGCTGATAGATATCGGCAAAGACACGGCCTTCCACCTCAGAAGGAGAGGGGCTAAATATCGCCTGATGATCTGAGTGTTGAGATGAAATCCCCAGTTGACGTTCGCGAAGCTCAAGACTCATGCGCACCTCTTGGCCAATCTCAAATGCTTTTTGCGAAATTGCCGGCCCAAGCCAGATGTAATACTCATCGAGCGGAAATTGAGCGAGAGCGAGCGTCTCTTCGATCATATTGGTAAGCAAACTCTTCCAGCCGGCGTGAATTCCCGCCACCTCTTTTCCTTCACGATGCGCCACTAAAATGGGCAAGCAATCGGCGGTAAGGATGTAGGAAACCTCACGAGGCTTTGCGGTAATCGAGGCATCAGCACCGACACCAATCAGTCTTTCATCAATGCGCACGGCAATGTTGGAATGAATCTGATTGAGATAAAAAACCGTGTCCGGCACCTCGAGCGCATCAAAGAGCCGGGATCTATTTTCCAGCACATGAGCGCGATTGTCCCCGCTTGAGAGGCCTAAATTAAGCCGATCAAACGGCGCTTCACTTACGCCCCCAATGCGGGTTGTCGTATAAGCGCGAACGTTTGGAATCTCGGGCCAAGTCGGCGTTAATAGCGTCATCCCTGAGACATCAATCAGGCCTTGTTTAGAAATGATCTTTGACATAGAGTTCATGATCCTCACGAATGGCGTCGATTAGCGTCGTCATATCTTTGGGCAGTGGTGCGGTTGCAAGCACGTCTTCACCGGTTTTTGGGTGGCTAAATCCAACCTGATAGGCGTGGAGCGCTTGGCGTCTAAATCCGCGTAAAACATTTTCCGCATGATGGGTAAATTTTCTTGGGATTTTAAGACGGCTACCGTAATCTGGATCGCCCACAATGGGAAGATTGATATGTTGCATATGCACGCGAATCTGATGGGTGCGACCGGTCTCTAAGTGGCATTCCACTAAGGTGTGCTCACGGAAACGTTCAAGCACGCGAATGTGCGTAATCGCCTCTTTACCAGGATTCTCTTCAAGCTCTTCATCGTATTCGGTAATCATCATTTTTTTGCGATTATAGGGATTGCGCCCGATAAACGCATCGACGGTACGGCCCGAGATAAGTTCGCCCACAAGTAATGCTTGATAGACGCGGGTGACGGTACGTTCGGCAAATTGCTTTTGTAACGCTTCCGCGGTCTCTTCATTTTTGGCAATCACTAATGCGCCGGAGGTCTCTTTATCAAGGCGGTGGACAATGCCCGCGCGCTCAAGATCTTTCAGTGGCGGATAGTGATAGAGCAGGGCATTCATCAGGGTGTTATTGGGGTTTCCGGCACCAGGATGAACCACCATGCCCGCAGACTTATTAACGATTAAAAGATCGTCATCTTCATATAAGATATCAAGGGCAATCGCTTGCGGTTCTGGCGCCGAAACACCTTCATCGATCTCGATCTCAAGGCTTACCTCTTCACCGCCTTCGACAATGTCGCGGGGCTTGGGAACTTTGCCATTCATCAAAACTTTCTTCGCTTTGATAAGATTTTGAATTTGATTGCGTGAAATCTCAGGGAAAACTTGCGATAATACGAGATCAATTCGCGAGCCCGCATGGGCCTCGGTTAAAACTGTGGTAAATGTTTCTGAACGTTTCATAACTTTTGGGTATAATTTCGTTGCTGATTAAATTTAGGAACCATATTAATAAAATGAATAAGAAATTTCTAAGACTTTTTGTCTCCACGCTGGTTATTGTCGGCCTATCAAGCTGTTCTACACCGCGAGAAGATCGTATTAAACGAATGTCAGCGGTTCAACTGCTCGAAGAAGGGGATCGTGAAGTAAAAAGCGGTAACTATAAATCGTCGGTGGATCATTTTAACGCAGTTGAAGCTCGTTTTCCTCATAGTTCTTTAGCCGAGCAAGCGAAGTTTAATAA
The window above is part of the Ignatzschineria sp. RMDPL8A genome. Proteins encoded here:
- the pgeF gene encoding peptidoglycan editing factor PgeF produces the protein MSKIISKQGLIDVSGMTLLTPTWPEIPNVRAYTTTRIGGVSEAPFDRLNLGLSSGDNRAHVLENRSRLFDALEVPDTVFYLNQIHSNIAVRIDERLIGVGADASITAKPREVSYILTADCLPILVAHREGKEVAGIHAGWKSLLTNMIEETLALAQFPLDEYYIWLGPAISQKAFEIGQEVRMSLELRERQLGISSQHSDHQAIFSPSPSEVEGRVFADIYQLAKNRLTHLGIPNEHIFGGDFCTYSDRELFHSYRRDGNQSGRMASLIWIEP
- the miaB gene encoding tRNA (N6-isopentenyl adenosine(37)-C2)-methylthiotransferase MiaB, encoding MTHSAQKKFYIQTQGCQMNEYDSKKMADSLNVFCNLERTENINEADVLILNTCSIREKAQEKVFSELGRWRKLKEENPELIIGVGGCVASQEGEAVKKRAPYVDVIFGPQTLHRLPKMVMDVWKGNGTQVDVSFPEIEKFDHLPKPRAEGVTAFVSIMEGCNKYCSFCIVPYTRGEEISRPFIDVIGEIAILAEQGVREVTMLGQNVNDYRGEMPDGKIGDLALLIEYVAQIEGIERIRYTTSHPLAFSDRLIEAYARVPKLVSHLHLPVQSGSDRILMMMKRNHTAAEYIEKIRKLREIRPEISISTDLIVGFPGETAEEFEETMKLVEEIGYDHSFSFIYSPRPGTPASNLPDDVPMEEKKERLARLQKRLSEQASAISQNMVGTTQRILVDRPSKNDPRELAGRTENNRVVNFQGPQELIGQFCDVVITEAFPNSLRGRLVL
- a CDS encoding SprT family zinc-dependent metalloprotease; this translates as MDQSLLIQPFVQPYETGSYYFYYDRHPIGFSRVASRSKRDIVQIKVHPTLEVEVLAPESMSDEAVLEAAKRRGRWIFNQLKAFYENQYYVTPLQYRSGETHYYLGRQYQLKIYQDRNERVRLMRGYLEVYTEKEGRDAIRSLLHTWYLEKARDYFKRRLAVLLPKANWVNETPPIRLQTMKTQWGSCSKQGRLTFNPYLVKAPQEAIDYVILHELCHIAEYNHSERFYQLMDSVMTHWREVKQRLDNNAYKYLNGVKFQE
- the gap gene encoding type I glyceraldehyde-3-phosphate dehydrogenase translates to MTIRVGINGFGRIGRFVFRAACERNDIEVVGINDLIDVEYMAYMLKYDSTHGRFNGTVEIKDGQLVVNGKTIRVTSERDPADLKWGDINVDVVVEGTGLFLTDEKARKHIEAGAKKVVMTGPSKDATPMFVMGVNEKTYKGEDIVSNASCTTNCLAPIAKVLNDTWGIESGLMTTVHATTATQKTVDGPSMKDWRGGRGASQNIIPSSTGAAKAVGVVIPELNGKLTGMSFRVPTPNVSVVDLTVNLKNPATYAEICAKMKEMSEGELKGILGYTEDAVVSTDFLGETCTSVFDADAGIALTDNFVKVVSWYDNEIGYSNKVLDLVEHISK
- a CDS encoding HsdR family type I site-specific deoxyribonuclease, whose protein sequence is MNGEALMLQEEYSAKIPALMLLANLGWEYLSPKEAMALRGGRDQVILTPILREVLTARQFVVQGKPHSLDKSGIDNLVGHLKRANLAEGLLKANEGIYHDLLYGISITQFIEGRATNQTISMIDWETPENNRFHYTEEMVIKRANSERDRIPDIVLFVNGIPLAVIEAKRPDQHGLRKPTIGEGISQMLRNQRNEEIPQLFIYTQLLLSINGLDGRYGTTGTPAKFWAKWNEEAMDEAALSEIKNRPVPLELQNRIFNDRPTKIREWYQTLTQAPLAVTGQDTLMISLLKKERLLEIVRSFILHDIKSGKIVARYQQYFGVKALLNRITQTDHEGRRQGGVIWHTTGSGKSYTMLFLSQALLQVKALKQCRIVVITDRVDLEGQLSQTFQSGGALVGKQDYHSAMATSGRRLAEQIGRGNERIIFSLIQKFNTAAQLPECYNDSADIIVLIDEGHRSQGGENHQRMRSALPNAAFVAFTGTPLLKEDKTQNQFGSIIHAYTMEMAVRDKTVTPLLYEERKPKLDVNEAAIDHWFERITEGLTESEAADLKRKFSRKGEIYRAEDRIRLIAYDVATHFNSNIDHGLKAQLACDSKEEAILYKKYLDEVGYFESAVVISPPDTREGNRDLDESSKPLVHEWWEKNVGGQDERDYTKGVIDRFEKDPNLKMLIVVDKLLTGFDEPQNAVLYIDKSLRNHNLMQAIARVNRLHEKKEFGLLIDYRGILAELDTAISDYQDLATRTQAGYAIEDIQGLYHEMSTEYRRLPMLYKKLWAIFDGVANKNDLEQLRRRLIPNLEQKNGYSIDHNQEIRDDFYEALSEFASCLKIALQSAGFYRDPRVTETLITEYKRALNNFTALRQIIQQDSGEAIDYDLYADKVKKLLDRYVAGVHIESSGDLYSLNRIKAEEKAYGEMSEDELKAHETEIRNKTDVIKTQITREIEDHMGDDPFAQEAFSRLLRKTIAEAEGLFDHPYKQLLLFEALKEDVDERRLDSIPKAIQGTSAGRYYGLFFKVVPSLLADGLEDGSASEAKLLAFAKHISEIVDESIQYNSLDPDNIEKSIQKALLPKAFSYYQEEGLGLEQAKALVELVKKSVRTGIQ
- a CDS encoding leucyl aminopeptidase, which gives rise to MSNNQINFALSTDALATHETDVLVVGICEEALSNEAKILDKAMNGQIEALKDAGDITGKVGSLLPLFNVEGIKAKRLLLVGFGKEEKLNLKNLKKGVTAATNWVKGTKAESVTFALLDRCVEKETSLPALMQAVGSALYIYDECKSEKAPERALKTVHILEKENNDRLENAFNYGKALVSGMNFTKDLGNAPGNVIYPTTLAERAQKLAEEFPLITVKVLDQAEMEKLGMGSLLGVAQGSDEPPRLIVLEYNNEGKEKPVALVGKGVTFDSGGISLKPGAAMDEMKFDMCGAASVLGTFRAVAELGMKLNVVGVIPAVENMPSGKACKPGDVLTSMSGITIENLNTDAEGRLILCDALTYATQYEPEAIVDIATLTGAIIVALGYDVSGLFSNNDALAESLKESAFKADDQVWQFPIWEDTFQDMLESNFADIANISPGRGAGSITAACFLERFVKEIPWAHLDVAGTAWTTGKEKGASARPVPLLLNFLKKYEA
- the nadA gene encoding quinolinate synthase NadA codes for the protein MNPGINKERISLPEGHAVHGDLTGADIERLTEAIAEELTANNATIVAHYYTDPLIQTLAETTGGCVADSLEMARFGRDTEADTLVVAGVKFMGETAKILSPDKRVLLPDLAAACSLDLSCPIDEFSAFCDQHPDRTVVVYANTSAEVKARADWVVTSAVGLEIVRALHQQGEKILWGPDQHLGRYIEKETGADMVIWEGSCIVHDEFKAGELIKYKARYPKASVLVHPESPMDVIAEADVVGSTSQLIRAAKASSATEFIVATDRGIFHKMQEAVPGKTFHIAPTASHDVSCRSCGACPWMAMNHLEKILHVLKTGENQIEVPEAIRKKAKIGIDRMLSFRS